Part of the Natrialbaceae archaeon AArc-T1-2 genome, GAAAAGCGTTTACTCGCCTGACCGCACAGGTCGAGGCATGGTCGAGAACGTCATCTGGCCCGCCTATCTCGATTCGGAGCTCTCGCGGGCCGAGGGTCGGCGGGTGCCCGAGGACCTGGCAGTCGAGGAACCGACGGTCGACGAAATCGCCAAAGCCGTCCAGCAGATCGGTTACGACGCCACGATCGAACGCGAGAAGTCCTACTCCAGAGAGCCCTGGCGAGAGCGGGGCCGGGTCGTCGTCCGCGGGTCCGAGGACTCGAAAAACGACCTCGTCCAGGCAGTCGCGGCCTACGTCGTCGCGATGCGAGAGTGATGTACCGAGTCGGCGAAGTCGTCCGGACCGCACAGGGACTTGCCGTCGTGCGATCACCGGACGCCGAACACGCGGAGATCGGGACCGAAGTTCTCGACGACGAACTCACAGACGTCGGTCGCGTCGTCGACGTCTTCGGTCCCGTCGAGCAGCCCTACCTCGCGGTGACGCCCGAAGCGGACGTCCACCTCCCGGGGCTGGTCGGTCGGGTGCTGTACGCACGCTGAGTGTCACTGTCTGTCGTTCGATCCGAGAGCGCAACACCAATACGGGCGGGCCGACAACCCCGCGCCATGAACGATCGGATCCGGATCACTGCTGCCGTTTTCGTGACGGTCTGTCTCTTTCTCGGCGTCCAACTCGGTGCGCTCGCCCTCGTCGAACCCTTTCACGAGGCCGGCCACCAGGCCGTCGAGGATCCGGAGGACCCGACGAACAGCCTCGTCTACTTCGCGATCATCCTCGTCGCGACCGGGTTCATGCTCGCGGCGTTTCGATACGACGCCCAGTGGCTGGTTCGCGCGCTGATCGTCGCCGTCAGCGTGATGCTCGCGTGGTTCGTCTTCGCCGAACTCGTCCCGCCGGTCGCGACGGCCGGCGGCGTGAACCTCCTCGCCGCCGTCGGAGCGCTCGCCGTCGGCGCTGCGTTACTCGTCTATCCCGAGTG contains:
- the srp19 gene encoding signal recognition particle subunit SRP19, yielding MVENVIWPAYLDSELSRAEGRRVPEDLAVEEPTVDEIAKAVQQIGYDATIEREKSYSREPWRERGRVVVRGSEDSKNDLVQAVAAYVVAMRE
- a CDS encoding H/ACA ribonucleoprotein complex subunit GAR1, yielding MYRVGEVVRTAQGLAVVRSPDAEHAEIGTEVLDDELTDVGRVVDVFGPVEQPYLAVTPEADVHLPGLVGRVLYAR